The following coding sequences are from one Verrucomicrobiia bacterium window:
- a CDS encoding HAD family hydrolase: protein MKPRAIIFDVYKTLLEVGPPPPEVETLWAELWQRFFSQPPPLSLAEFGLACERWMREEFAQAQVRGIPFPEVYWPRIACLAAADLAALKPRQLEDFLVAQARIWHRVWLADGAAETLRWVNRQGMLMGIASNAQAYTLAELSEALAGAGLDLSLFHPRLQFWSFEHGFCKPDPHVFRSLQARLWALDVVPEAVLMVGDRLDNDIQPARELGWQTWHLGAREEGADGDWRALLRALAGT from the coding sequence ATGAAACCGCGGGCCATCATATTTGACGTGTACAAAACGCTGCTCGAAGTGGGGCCGCCTCCGCCGGAGGTGGAAACGCTTTGGGCAGAGCTGTGGCAGCGGTTTTTCTCACAACCACCCCCCTTAAGCCTGGCGGAGTTTGGGCTGGCGTGCGAACGATGGATGCGGGAAGAGTTTGCCCAGGCCCAGGTGCGGGGGATTCCGTTCCCGGAGGTGTACTGGCCGCGCATTGCGTGTCTCGCTGCCGCCGATCTGGCCGCGCTGAAGCCGCGGCAACTCGAGGATTTCCTCGTGGCTCAGGCGCGCATCTGGCATCGGGTGTGGCTGGCTGACGGGGCGGCAGAAACCCTGCGCTGGGTGAACCGCCAGGGGATGCTCATGGGCATTGCCTCGAATGCGCAGGCTTATACGTTGGCGGAATTGAGCGAGGCGCTGGCCGGGGCGGGACTGGATTTATCGCTGTTCCATCCGCGCCTGCAATTTTGGTCTTTCGAGCACGGCTTCTGCAAACCCGATCCCCATGTCTTCCGTTCGTTGCAGGCGCGGCTTTGGGCGCTGGATGTGGTGCCGGAAGCAGTCCTGATGGTGGGGGACCGGCTGGATAACGACATTCAACCGGCACGGGAGCTGGGCTGGCAGACATGGCATTTGGGGGCGCGCGAGGAAGGGGCTGACGGGGACTGGCGGGCTTTGCTTCGGGCGCTGGCAGGCACTTAG
- the rmuC gene encoding DNA recombination protein RmuC, translating to MEPLLYLLLGSAVGFAMGWLLGSRRAAPADTALLQELRQQLAQRDTDLNHLRAQLQSAAQAQAAAEAGVKNLERAVLEEKLQREQAREELARLRDTQEKTARELSAAQADLRATRELLQRQEQTHQQAMEELRANHAKALQDLSDKFKALSLEALKATQPEFLRLATETLKSFQETAKGDLAQRQEAIAGLLKPLQESLQQYQQRLQQAETLQSKVLGEVKAQLESLNQQSATLAQETQQFRQVLRNSQARGKWGEETLRRVVEAAGMSSFCDFEVQMGVEGQRPDLVIKLPGERVIIVDAKVPELDYCQAMEEADPQRRAARLKDHAIKLKQTIVDLAKRNYPGTIPQSLDYVVLFLPAESLFSAALEGDRDLLIYAAQQKILLATPATLIALLRSVSVSWQYYQQNQNAQKIAEAAKELYNRVTTFLGHFRDLGEGLEKANKAFNAAVNSYQYRLRPQGERLRELGVAPSERQLREPREIEHALATQSLPAQPQS from the coding sequence ATGGAACCCCTGCTTTACCTCCTCCTCGGCAGCGCGGTGGGATTTGCCATGGGCTGGCTGCTGGGCAGCCGCCGGGCCGCGCCGGCCGACACCGCCCTGCTTCAGGAACTTCGCCAACAACTGGCTCAGCGCGACACCGACTTGAACCATCTGCGGGCGCAGTTGCAATCTGCCGCCCAGGCACAAGCCGCCGCGGAGGCTGGAGTCAAAAACCTTGAGCGGGCCGTACTGGAGGAAAAACTACAACGCGAGCAGGCCCGGGAGGAGCTGGCGCGACTGCGCGATACCCAGGAAAAAACCGCCCGCGAATTGTCCGCCGCCCAGGCTGATTTGCGCGCCACCCGCGAGCTGCTGCAACGCCAGGAGCAGACCCACCAGCAGGCCATGGAGGAATTGCGCGCCAACCACGCCAAGGCCCTGCAAGACTTGTCCGATAAATTTAAGGCCTTGAGTTTGGAGGCGCTCAAGGCCACCCAACCCGAATTTTTACGGCTGGCAACAGAAACCTTAAAGAGCTTTCAGGAGACGGCCAAAGGGGATTTGGCCCAGCGGCAGGAGGCCATTGCCGGCCTGCTCAAACCGTTGCAGGAATCGCTGCAGCAATACCAGCAGCGCCTGCAGCAGGCCGAGACCCTGCAAAGCAAGGTGTTGGGGGAGGTCAAAGCCCAGCTTGAATCGCTCAATCAACAAAGCGCCACACTTGCCCAGGAAACCCAGCAATTCCGGCAGGTCCTAAGAAACTCCCAGGCCCGCGGCAAGTGGGGCGAGGAAACGCTGCGGCGGGTTGTCGAAGCCGCCGGCATGAGCAGCTTTTGCGACTTCGAGGTGCAAATGGGGGTGGAAGGGCAGCGTCCCGATCTGGTGATCAAACTCCCCGGCGAACGGGTCATCATTGTGGACGCCAAAGTCCCGGAACTGGACTATTGCCAGGCCATGGAGGAAGCCGATCCCCAGCGGCGCGCGGCGCGCCTCAAGGACCACGCCATCAAACTCAAACAAACCATTGTCGATCTGGCCAAGCGCAATTATCCCGGGACGATTCCGCAATCCCTGGATTATGTGGTGTTGTTTCTTCCGGCGGAGTCCCTCTTCAGCGCCGCCCTGGAAGGAGATCGCGACTTGTTGATTTATGCCGCCCAGCAGAAGATTCTCCTCGCCACGCCAGCCACGTTAATCGCCCTGCTGCGCTCCGTCTCCGTAAGCTGGCAGTACTACCAGCAAAACCAAAATGCGCAGAAAATCGCCGAAGCCGCCAAGGAATTGTACAACCGGGTCACCACATTTCTGGGGCACTTCAGGGATCTGGGCGAAGGGCTGGAAAAAGCCAACAAGGCTTTCAACGCGGCCGTGAATAGTTATCAGTACCGCCTGCGGCCCCAGGGAGAGCGCCTGCGTGAACTGGGCGTTGCGCCGTCCGAGCGGCAGTTGCGGGAACCCCGTGAAATTGAGCACGCGCTTGCAACACAATCGCTGCCGGCGCAGCCTCAGTCCTGA
- the feoB gene encoding ferrous iron transport protein B has product MAPTPSKTAASTPVYVALTGNPNCGKTTVFNALTGLRARIGNYAGVTVERKEGRLRGLPPGRDIILLDLPGTYSLSPKSQDERIARDVLLHRLPEVPPPRVIVVVVDASNLQRHLYYTTQVIELGRPVIVALNMMDVAEQNGMHVDAAALAEELGVPVVPMVASTGKGVPELRTRILDWVHRDAPPRPRHPLVELPAPVKDALQPLTDAVRQLPDWDGMVAAETAAWLFLSEDERHEGEKSTPTALQPLLHQTRQQLEQIWPDWRGRLIELRYARVAELAGRVVRQAEAPRETFSDRLDRVVTHRVWGLVIFFGLMALLFQSIFVFARVPMDWIAGLFDAAGGWVEGQMPPGPLNELLVHGVIRGVGAVVVFLPQILFLFLFICLLEDTGYMARAAFIMDSLMSKVGLHGKSFIPMLSSFACAIPGIMATRTIESPKDRLVTILIAPLMSCSARLPVYTVLIAACIPEQRLWGVLNLQGLTLLGAYLLGVVSALAVAWVFKQTLLKATTPLLILELPPYKRPVFTVILRHMWERSKLFLTQAGTIILGINILLWFLASYPKNAEAEAQLARQRVAVMTHALPHLAGAGEAEREQAWQRYLETPSPEKEPWLAQWHALETEASAARLRHSFAGRLGRAIEPLIEPLGFDWKMGIGILASFAAREVFVSTMSVVYNVGGGTDDDAATTSLARVMQQQKRPDGTPVYTTLTGITLMVFYVYALQCASTVAVVRRETNSWKWPAFQWLYLGLLAWTMSFLVYHFGRWMGWG; this is encoded by the coding sequence ATGGCGCCAACACCGTCCAAAACTGCGGCTTCTACGCCCGTTTATGTGGCTTTAACCGGCAATCCCAATTGCGGAAAAACCACCGTTTTCAATGCCCTGACGGGATTGCGGGCCAGGATCGGAAATTATGCGGGGGTTACCGTGGAGCGCAAAGAGGGCCGATTGCGCGGCCTGCCGCCGGGCCGGGACATCATCTTACTGGATTTGCCGGGGACCTACAGCCTCAGTCCCAAATCGCAGGATGAACGCATTGCGCGGGATGTTTTGTTGCATCGGTTGCCGGAGGTGCCCCCCCCGCGCGTGATCGTGGTGGTGGTGGATGCCTCGAATCTGCAGCGGCACTTGTATTACACCACGCAGGTGATTGAACTGGGACGGCCCGTCATCGTGGCCCTCAACATGATGGACGTGGCTGAGCAGAACGGGATGCACGTGGACGCCGCGGCGCTGGCCGAGGAGCTGGGGGTGCCCGTGGTGCCGATGGTGGCCAGCACGGGCAAGGGGGTGCCGGAGCTGCGGACACGCATCCTGGATTGGGTCCATCGCGACGCCCCGCCGCGACCGCGGCACCCACTGGTTGAATTGCCGGCCCCAGTAAAGGATGCCCTCCAACCCCTGACCGACGCGGTGCGGCAACTGCCCGATTGGGATGGGATGGTGGCCGCCGAGACGGCAGCCTGGTTGTTTTTAAGCGAGGACGAGCGCCACGAGGGGGAAAAATCCACCCCGACCGCCCTCCAACCCCTTTTGCACCAGACCCGCCAGCAGCTTGAACAAATATGGCCGGACTGGCGCGGGCGTTTGATTGAGTTGCGGTATGCCCGGGTGGCGGAGCTGGCCGGCAGGGTGGTGCGTCAGGCGGAGGCCCCGCGGGAGACCTTTAGTGACCGGCTGGATCGGGTAGTGACGCATCGAGTCTGGGGCCTGGTGATTTTCTTCGGGTTGATGGCCCTGTTATTTCAGAGCATTTTTGTCTTTGCCCGCGTCCCCATGGACTGGATTGCCGGCTTGTTTGATGCGGCGGGGGGATGGGTGGAGGGGCAGATGCCCCCTGGGCCGTTGAATGAATTGCTGGTGCACGGGGTTATTCGCGGAGTGGGGGCGGTGGTGGTGTTCCTGCCGCAAATCCTCTTCCTGTTTTTATTCATCTGCCTGCTGGAGGACACAGGCTACATGGCGCGGGCGGCTTTCATCATGGACAGCCTGATGAGCAAGGTGGGGCTACATGGCAAAAGCTTCATCCCGATGTTGTCCTCGTTCGCCTGCGCGATCCCCGGCATCATGGCCACCCGTACCATTGAAAGCCCCAAGGATCGGCTGGTGACCATTCTGATCGCGCCGTTAATGAGCTGCTCGGCGCGGCTGCCGGTGTACACCGTACTCATTGCGGCATGCATTCCTGAGCAGCGGTTATGGGGTGTGCTCAATCTGCAGGGGCTGACCCTGCTGGGGGCATATTTATTGGGGGTGGTATCGGCGCTGGCCGTGGCGTGGGTGTTCAAGCAGACCCTCCTTAAAGCCACCACACCGTTGCTGATCCTTGAGCTGCCGCCCTACAAACGGCCGGTGTTCACGGTCATTCTGCGCCACATGTGGGAGCGCTCGAAGTTGTTTCTTACCCAGGCGGGCACAATCATATTGGGCATTAACATTCTGTTGTGGTTTCTGGCCAGTTACCCCAAAAACGCCGAGGCGGAGGCCCAACTGGCCCGGCAACGCGTGGCGGTGATGACCCATGCCCTGCCGCATCTGGCCGGGGCCGGTGAAGCGGAGCGCGAGCAGGCATGGCAACGCTATCTGGAAACGCCATCCCCGGAAAAGGAGCCATGGTTGGCGCAATGGCATGCCTTGGAGACGGAGGCCAGCGCGGCGCGGTTGCGGCACAGTTTTGCGGGGCGTTTGGGGCGTGCCATTGAGCCGTTGATTGAGCCGCTGGGATTTGACTGGAAAATGGGCATCGGCATCCTGGCGTCCTTTGCCGCGCGGGAGGTTTTTGTGAGCACCATGAGCGTGGTGTATAACGTGGGCGGAGGGACGGATGACGATGCTGCCACGACAAGCCTGGCCCGCGTGATGCAGCAACAAAAGCGGCCCGACGGCACTCCTGTTTACACCACGCTGACCGGCATCACCCTGATGGTGTTTTATGTATATGCCCTCCAATGCGCCAGCACGGTGGCAGTGGTGCGGCGGGAGACCAATTCCTGGAAATGGCCGGCCTTTCAGTGGTTGTATTTGGGGCTCCTGGCTTGGACGATGTCCTTCCTGGTGTACCACTTCGGACGTTGGATGGGCTGGGGCTGA
- a CDS encoding glycoside hydrolase family 5 protein yields MKNQSALPRRAFLRQSALVTGGLLTCRPWLQGAAAPAGVPAVRLERLATGANVCRWFRFPARNTPEHFQNYIGEAEAALMARMGLKHVRICVAPRVIMDQTTGAILEERGAQLEAAIRRFQNAQLAVVVDIHNEDRAAELNPEWQNAFVKFWSALAKRLSSFDPDWTILEIINEPVFDRREEEWNILNARLAEAIRANAPRHTIMTSGPNWGGIDGLKKLKLLPDKNVIYSFHCYDPFPFTHQGATWAGEDVKPLRQVPYPSSPEAVAPLLPALADKPSSQRMLENYGRQRWNKERLAARFKEGIEWGARNGVPLYCGEFGVFPPYAKSEHRANWFRDFGQVLAENRIGWAVWGWDEGFGLNRRWLDGKPVVDTVVAEALGLKPA; encoded by the coding sequence ATGAAAAATCAATCTGCCTTGCCGCGTCGCGCCTTTTTGCGTCAATCCGCCCTGGTTACCGGCGGCCTGCTGACCTGCCGCCCCTGGTTGCAGGGAGCAGCGGCGCCTGCGGGGGTGCCCGCCGTGCGCCTCGAGCGGCTAGCCACCGGGGCCAATGTCTGCCGCTGGTTTCGCTTCCCCGCCCGGAATACGCCGGAGCATTTTCAGAACTATATTGGGGAGGCCGAGGCGGCCTTAATGGCGCGCATGGGCTTGAAACACGTGCGGATTTGCGTGGCGCCGCGCGTGATCATGGACCAGACCACCGGCGCCATCCTCGAGGAACGCGGGGCGCAGTTGGAGGCCGCCATTCGCCGCTTTCAAAACGCCCAGTTGGCAGTGGTCGTGGACATTCACAATGAAGATCGCGCGGCGGAGCTGAATCCCGAGTGGCAGAACGCCTTCGTCAAGTTCTGGTCCGCCTTGGCCAAACGCCTGAGCAGTTTTGACCCGGACTGGACCATTCTTGAAATCATCAACGAGCCGGTCTTTGACCGGCGCGAGGAGGAATGGAATATCTTGAACGCGCGATTGGCCGAGGCCATCCGTGCCAACGCCCCCCGGCACACCATCATGACCTCCGGGCCAAACTGGGGCGGGATTGACGGCTTGAAAAAACTCAAGCTGCTGCCCGACAAAAACGTCATTTACTCCTTCCACTGCTACGACCCCTTCCCCTTCACCCACCAGGGCGCCACCTGGGCGGGCGAAGACGTCAAACCGCTGCGGCAGGTCCCCTATCCCTCCAGTCCCGAAGCGGTGGCCCCCCTGCTCCCGGCGCTGGCCGACAAACCGTCCTCCCAGCGGATGCTGGAAAACTACGGCCGCCAGCGCTGGAACAAGGAACGGCTGGCCGCGCGGTTCAAGGAAGGTATTGAGTGGGGCGCACGGAACGGCGTGCCGTTGTATTGCGGCGAATTTGGGGTCTTCCCGCCCTATGCCAAATCGGAACACCGCGCCAACTGGTTCCGTGACTTCGGCCAGGTACTTGCGGAAAACCGCATCGGCTGGGCCGTCTGGGGATGGGATGAAGGCTTCGGGCTGAATCGCCGCTGGTTGGACGGCAAGCCGGTGGTGGATACGGTTGTGGCCGAAGCCCTGGGTCTAAAGCCGGCGTAA
- a CDS encoding ferrous iron transport protein A, whose product MSQIHPLTSLSPGRAAVVVEIHLGEEERSRLLELGLVPGTVVELVRFAPLGDPVEIKVRGYHLTLRRHEAEQVRVQSPPAG is encoded by the coding sequence ATGAGCCAAATTCACCCGTTGACTTCTTTAAGTCCCGGCCGGGCGGCGGTGGTGGTGGAGATTCACCTGGGGGAGGAGGAGCGCTCCCGGCTGCTGGAGCTGGGCTTGGTGCCCGGCACGGTGGTGGAGCTGGTGCGTTTTGCGCCCCTGGGGGATCCGGTGGAAATCAAGGTGCGCGGGTATCATCTCACTTTGCGCCGGCATGAGGCGGAGCAGGTGCGGGTGCAAAGCCCGCCCGCGGGCTGA
- a CDS encoding UvrD-helicase domain-containing protein has protein sequence MPQLTAQQQAAVAASGNVLLMAGAGTGKTSTLVARCLYWLFDAPTRTSLDRILMVTFTEAAATEMRERLRRALWERSQKESEREAVQHQLALLDSAHIRTLHSFNLELIRSHFLELNIDPQPAVLDPPQARLLQEEVLDELWDAWLAPKEETRMTQVRQWLKSLGPDAERLARQWILELHRHWRTRPNAEGWLNDQLGLLAKSSPEDWMQKLPRAFTAWAAAWKEYLDLLDQPHYADNAKILPETIHHAKSFAQLIPNGFSTLAEVSACLRAIQKHDTTSNWPKRQAEAGRAPIKKFLQETDLLLAYLPDSDVGGANPLAEDWGIVRPWLTTLLELLREFDQCYTTAKRQQGALDFNDFEQLALRLLYDHGQPSAIAQQWRQRFEFVLVDEYQDINPAQDAILRALSREGREANRFLVGDVKQSIYRFREADPKIFQNYASQWAQAPHCQVLYLNENFRSREAILHFVNQFFAGLMIEKVGGVQYDQRVYLQFGAPDHRQPLSRQSEPEDSRRVELNLIMWGQAAAETEPEEKMEEADEATVESPGGTAAVEADKLKIEARLVAQKLQQLKGQYAVWRPEANKFSPADWRDMVVLLRGPRGRIPAFLHEFNQAGIPLRAEADNFLESQEVKDLLNLLRLLDNPRQDLPLVAVLRSPFVGLKLDDLAAIRLASRKGCLWLALQRWVEQGPAEATANSPQGRVKCFLERYRRWRDLACRGSLITCLETILNETFYDVWCRNQPEGAQRHANVQHFLHLARHFDTLQRQGLHRFLQYVEAYAKLELQVESPQTVPDNCVRLMSIHQSKGLEFPIVVLACLGTRFNLAQEEVLWDDELGLCPRVRGAGLPPYPTLVRKLAQKNNRPELIGEELRLLYVAMTRARDLLILTGSTTQAQWNRWQNRAFLPISAQTIASAQGPLEWLARWWFNHTPTDHLDGASGVNEFLRWRIYPPQSLAQEPASSPAPPSPAASPAQDEDAAAAPLELVQLWTSLANWKYPALAATLEPAKTHVSALRHRAALEHEDVPEGQVLRQTQPPTRHQAAWADQARGMKAGAVHHLFLERLDLSLPPDREHLQQQAAQMMREGLLNEEEIKQLNWSSLIHFWNSDIGRAIRDQAARVHREIPFTARFTAEDLRRTGISLNDKLDNTEFMVVQGIADLVVVLDDELWVLDYKTDHITAEEIADRSAFYALQIQLYGLALGRIFKRRVRHLWLHFLHPGITASIPPIGAETAWNKTS, from the coding sequence ATGCCCCAGCTCACCGCCCAACAGCAAGCCGCCGTCGCAGCCTCCGGCAACGTGCTGCTGATGGCCGGCGCCGGCACCGGCAAGACCAGCACCCTGGTGGCCCGGTGCTTGTATTGGTTGTTTGACGCGCCAACCCGCACGTCGCTGGACCGCATCCTCATGGTCACTTTTACCGAGGCGGCCGCCACGGAGATGCGGGAACGCCTGCGCCGCGCACTCTGGGAACGGAGTCAAAAAGAATCGGAGCGGGAAGCAGTGCAGCACCAACTGGCCCTGTTGGACTCCGCCCACATCCGCACCCTGCACAGCTTCAACCTGGAACTCATACGCAGTCATTTCCTGGAACTAAACATTGACCCCCAACCGGCAGTGCTCGATCCCCCCCAGGCCCGATTGCTGCAGGAGGAGGTCCTGGATGAACTCTGGGATGCCTGGCTCGCGCCAAAGGAGGAGACGCGGATGACTCAGGTGCGCCAATGGTTGAAATCTCTTGGCCCCGATGCCGAGCGACTGGCGCGGCAGTGGATTCTCGAATTGCACCGCCATTGGCGCACCCGCCCTAATGCCGAAGGCTGGCTGAACGACCAGCTAGGACTGCTGGCTAAAAGTTCGCCGGAAGATTGGATGCAAAAGCTCCCGCGCGCCTTCACGGCCTGGGCAGCAGCCTGGAAAGAATACCTCGACTTGCTGGACCAGCCGCACTATGCCGACAATGCCAAAATCTTGCCGGAGACCATCCACCATGCGAAGAGTTTTGCTCAACTGATACCCAATGGGTTTTCCACGCTGGCGGAAGTCAGCGCCTGTTTGCGAGCCATACAAAAACATGATACCACTTCCAACTGGCCCAAGAGGCAGGCCGAGGCAGGCCGGGCGCCCATTAAAAAGTTTCTCCAAGAAACCGACCTTTTGCTGGCCTACCTGCCTGATTCGGACGTGGGCGGGGCAAATCCTTTGGCGGAAGACTGGGGAATCGTCCGGCCCTGGCTGACGACGCTGCTGGAACTGCTGCGTGAGTTTGACCAGTGTTACACCACCGCCAAGCGGCAGCAGGGCGCCCTCGACTTTAATGATTTTGAGCAATTAGCGCTCCGGCTGCTTTACGACCACGGCCAGCCCTCCGCCATCGCCCAACAATGGCGGCAACGGTTTGAGTTTGTGCTGGTGGATGAATACCAGGACATCAACCCTGCCCAGGACGCCATTCTGCGTGCCCTTTCCCGCGAAGGCCGGGAGGCCAATCGCTTTCTAGTGGGCGATGTCAAACAAAGCATCTATCGCTTTCGTGAAGCCGATCCAAAAATCTTTCAAAACTACGCCAGTCAATGGGCCCAGGCCCCCCACTGCCAGGTCTTGTACTTGAATGAAAATTTCCGCAGCCGGGAGGCCATTCTGCATTTTGTGAATCAGTTTTTCGCCGGCCTGATGATCGAAAAGGTGGGCGGGGTCCAATACGATCAGCGCGTCTATCTCCAATTTGGCGCGCCGGACCACCGCCAACCCCTGAGTCGCCAGAGTGAGCCAGAGGACAGCCGCCGCGTGGAACTGAATCTGATCATGTGGGGCCAGGCGGCGGCAGAAACCGAGCCCGAAGAGAAAATGGAAGAAGCCGACGAAGCCACCGTGGAAAGCCCGGGAGGTACCGCGGCGGTGGAAGCGGATAAATTGAAAATCGAGGCCCGGCTGGTGGCCCAGAAACTGCAGCAGCTCAAGGGCCAATATGCCGTCTGGCGCCCCGAGGCAAACAAATTCTCCCCTGCCGATTGGCGGGACATGGTCGTTTTGCTCCGCGGCCCGCGTGGACGCATCCCTGCTTTTCTGCATGAGTTTAACCAGGCCGGCATTCCCTTGCGCGCGGAGGCCGACAACTTTCTGGAATCGCAGGAAGTCAAAGATTTGCTGAACCTGCTGCGGTTGCTGGACAATCCCAGGCAGGACCTCCCACTGGTGGCGGTGTTGCGCTCGCCGTTCGTGGGATTGAAGCTTGACGATCTGGCCGCCATTCGCCTGGCCAGCCGCAAAGGCTGCCTGTGGCTTGCCCTGCAACGCTGGGTGGAGCAGGGCCCCGCCGAAGCCACGGCCAATTCACCCCAGGGGCGGGTTAAATGCTTCCTCGAGCGTTACCGCCGCTGGCGGGATCTGGCCTGCCGCGGATCGTTGATCACATGCCTGGAAACCATCCTGAACGAGACCTTTTACGATGTCTGGTGCCGCAACCAGCCCGAAGGCGCCCAGCGCCACGCCAACGTGCAGCATTTTCTGCACCTCGCCCGTCACTTCGACACGCTGCAACGCCAGGGTTTGCATCGTTTCCTGCAATATGTGGAGGCGTACGCCAAGCTGGAACTGCAGGTTGAGTCCCCGCAAACCGTGCCGGACAACTGCGTGCGCTTGATGAGCATTCATCAAAGCAAGGGTTTGGAATTTCCCATCGTCGTACTGGCCTGCCTGGGCACCCGATTCAACCTCGCCCAGGAAGAAGTCCTTTGGGACGATGAATTAGGTTTGTGCCCCCGGGTTCGCGGCGCCGGCCTGCCCCCTTATCCGACTCTGGTGCGCAAACTGGCCCAAAAAAACAACCGGCCGGAACTCATTGGCGAAGAGCTGCGCCTGCTTTATGTGGCCATGACCCGCGCCCGCGATCTTCTCATCCTCACGGGCAGCACCACGCAAGCGCAATGGAACCGCTGGCAAAATAGGGCTTTCCTGCCCATCAGCGCACAAACCATCGCCAGTGCCCAAGGCCCCTTGGAATGGCTGGCGCGGTGGTGGTTTAATCACACCCCCACGGATCATCTGGACGGGGCCAGCGGCGTGAATGAGTTTCTGCGCTGGCGGATTTACCCTCCGCAGTCCCTCGCCCAGGAGCCGGCGTCCTCCCCCGCGCCCCCCTCCCCTGCTGCCTCACCCGCCCAAGATGAGGATGCCGCAGCCGCGCCACTTGAGCTTGTTCAACTGTGGACCTCCCTGGCGAATTGGAAATATCCCGCCCTGGCCGCCACGCTCGAGCCGGCCAAGACCCATGTCTCAGCCCTCCGCCATCGAGCTGCGCTGGAGCACGAGGATGTCCCTGAGGGACAGGTGCTGCGGCAGACACAACCCCCAACCCGGCACCAGGCCGCCTGGGCAGACCAAGCCCGCGGCATGAAGGCCGGCGCAGTTCACCATTTGTTTCTGGAGCGGCTGGATTTGTCTCTTCCCCCCGATCGCGAGCATTTGCAACAACAGGCCGCACAAATGATGCGAGAAGGCCTCCTTAACGAAGAAGAAATCAAACAGTTGAACTGGAGCAGTTTAATCCATTTTTGGAACTCTGACATTGGCCGCGCCATTCGTGACCAAGCCGCCCGGGTGCATCGGGAAATCCCCTTCACGGCCCGTTTTACCGCCGAGGATCTGCGCCGGACAGGCATTTCCCTCAATGACAAACTGGACAACACAGAGTTCATGGTGGTTCAGGGCATTGCGGATCTTGTCGTGGTGCTCGATGATGAGCTGTGGGTGCTGGATTATAAAACCGATCACATCACCGCCGAGGAAATCGCCGATCGCTCCGCTTTCTATGCCCTGCAAATTCAGCTCTACGGGCTGGCTTTGGGCCGCATCTTCAAGCGCCGGGTGCGCCATCTCTGGCTGCATTTTTTGCATCCGGGCATCACCGCATCCATTCCCCCCATCGGGGCGGAGACCGCCTGGAACAAAACGTCTTGA
- a CDS encoding ferrous iron transport protein A, translating into MSNKPQRVVREVQDCPHPDVCPLAHCLAGTSARIKRLSLTPEVAERLREMGVFEEQEVRLVLKGNNLICKVCNARVGISKRLAEQILVKPLNGAGKTAG; encoded by the coding sequence GTGAGCAACAAACCACAACGGGTGGTGCGTGAGGTGCAGGATTGTCCGCATCCGGACGTCTGTCCCTTGGCGCACTGTTTGGCGGGGACTTCGGCGCGAATCAAGCGGTTATCGCTGACGCCCGAGGTGGCGGAACGCCTGCGGGAGATGGGGGTGTTTGAGGAGCAGGAGGTGCGGCTGGTGCTGAAGGGCAACAATTTAATTTGCAAGGTGTGCAACGCCCGGGTGGGCATCAGCAAGCGGCTGGCGGAGCAGATTTTGGTGAAACCGCTGAACGGGGCCGGCAAGACAGCGGGATAA